In Paenibacillus ihbetae, the following are encoded in one genomic region:
- the hprK gene encoding HPr(Ser) kinase/phosphatase produces MKSITVQSLTEKFQLEVLAGANRMDRLITRAQTHRPGLEFVGYFNFFPMERVQVLGRKEINYLLTLSIEERKLHIGNIVKYHPPCFIVTSGQQEIPYLTLFCNQEGIPLLRTTETTTEFIAKLNSYLVKTLAPEMSIHGVCVNVSGIGILLRGKSGIGKSETAHTLIRKGHRFVADDIVVLKKLGPTTLLGTHNEISREFLALRSIGLINVVRQYGRTAFQDETRIVLDIELSPWQGDSLNNELETVPQFTEYLGIQIPHIEVQLQPGRDVAGLIEAAANNWYLKQLGYSAAEDFMKRIENEMKS; encoded by the coding sequence ATGAAGTCGATCACCGTTCAAAGTCTTACGGAAAAATTTCAATTAGAAGTGCTTGCAGGAGCCAACCGTATGGATCGTTTGATCACCCGTGCGCAGACACATAGGCCGGGGCTAGAGTTTGTAGGATATTTCAACTTTTTTCCTATGGAGCGAGTGCAGGTGCTTGGGCGCAAGGAAATTAACTACTTGCTGACGCTTAGTATAGAGGAACGCAAGTTACATATCGGCAACATCGTTAAATATCATCCGCCGTGCTTTATTGTAACGTCGGGTCAGCAGGAAATCCCTTATCTGACGCTTTTCTGTAATCAAGAGGGCATTCCATTGCTGCGGACGACCGAGACCACAACGGAATTTATCGCGAAGCTCAACAGCTATTTAGTGAAGACACTGGCACCGGAGATGTCCATCCATGGGGTCTGCGTGAATGTGTCTGGGATAGGCATCCTGCTCAGGGGCAAATCCGGAATTGGCAAAAGCGAAACGGCGCATACCCTGATCCGAAAAGGACACCGGTTCGTCGCCGATGACATCGTGGTGCTGAAGAAGCTGGGGCCGACGACACTTCTCGGTACTCATAATGAGATCAGCCGCGAGTTCCTGGCGCTCCGAAGCATCGGACTGATCAATGTGGTACGTCAATACGGGCGCACGGCGTTTCAGGACGAGACGCGAATTGTGCTCGATATCGAGCTGTCGCCTTGGCAGGGGGACTCGCTTAACAATGAATTGGAGACGGTCCCTCAATTTACAGAGTACTTGGGCATCCAGATTCCGCATATCGAGGTTCAGCTTCAGCCAGGACGCGACGTTGCCGGTCTGATCGAAGCGGCGGCTAACAATTGGTATCTTAAACAGCTCGGCTACAGCGCAGCAGAAGACTTTATGAAGCGGATTGAAAATGAGATGAAATCTTGA
- a CDS encoding FusB/FusC family EF-G-binding protein has translation MSTTFIRNHQFNVIKKQADFIQKTLRTAADRSVLETVRYRSVVNITEAIPDLTQEQKMLLEEITTLETANDFQRYLSALEPYMEPYPPITVKQIQKLFPKNKKLKVPDLGSIDFRYTTYLSWVDIATSRLFIVYPFEGKFIGIEGRITPTHKKGYCLFCNRHQELAYFSVRTKSAYASPDNFSSVGHYVCMDNQACNQCITATGSLEKFILSVSK, from the coding sequence ATGAGTACAACATTTATTAGAAACCATCAATTCAACGTCATTAAAAAGCAAGCCGATTTCATACAGAAGACTCTGCGAACCGCCGCGGATCGGAGCGTCTTGGAAACCGTTCGATATCGTTCCGTCGTGAATATCACGGAAGCAATTCCCGATCTGACGCAGGAACAGAAGATGCTGCTGGAGGAGATCACGACCCTCGAGACGGCCAATGATTTCCAGAGATATCTTAGTGCATTGGAACCGTATATGGAGCCGTATCCGCCGATTACGGTTAAACAGATTCAGAAGCTGTTTCCTAAAAATAAGAAACTGAAAGTACCTGATCTAGGATCCATCGACTTTCGATATACGACGTATTTGAGTTGGGTGGATATCGCAACAAGCCGTTTGTTCATTGTTTACCCGTTCGAGGGGAAATTTATCGGGATCGAGGGCAGAATTACGCCGACGCACAAGAAGGGATATTGCCTGTTCTGCAATCGCCATCAAGAGCTTGCATATTTCTCGGTCAGAACCAAATCTGCTTACGCTTCACCGGATAATTTCTCTTCGGTTGGCCATTACGTTTGTATGGACAATCAAGCGTGTAATCAATGCATTACCGCTACCGGATCCTTGGAGAAGTTTATACTCTCGGTTAGTAAATAA
- a CDS encoding AraC family transcriptional regulator has product MTNMSVEHLPTYRIAYVRQVGPYGPANAQVMEKLKRWAMERELLTTSAILFGIPQDHPAETPPENCRYDACIVISEDYEIAGSINESKLVGGTYVICKIKHTAEAVQRAWSDVLPFIQSKGYQMDNRPVIERYTGEMIRNHLCEICIPIIA; this is encoded by the coding sequence ATGACGAATATGTCCGTCGAGCATCTTCCAACCTACCGCATTGCCTATGTACGACAAGTTGGACCGTACGGCCCTGCCAATGCCCAGGTGATGGAAAAATTAAAAAGGTGGGCTATGGAGCGAGAGCTTCTCACAACCTCGGCCATCCTGTTTGGAATTCCGCAAGACCATCCCGCAGAAACACCTCCCGAAAACTGCCGGTACGATGCCTGCATTGTCATTTCTGAGGATTACGAAATCGCCGGATCCATCAATGAGAGCAAGCTCGTTGGCGGAACCTATGTCATTTGCAAAATCAAACACACCGCTGAAGCAGTACAAAGAGCTTGGAGTGACGTTCTCCCCTTTATTCAAAGTAAAGGCTATCAAATGGATAACAGACCGGTCATCGAAAGATATACGGGTGAAATGATAAGGAATCATTTATGTGAAATTTGTATCCCTATCATAGCCTGA
- a CDS encoding saccharopine dehydrogenase NADP-binding domain-containing protein, with the protein MKQSPIVISILGSSGGVAKAILSILNKSAEDIHDPIHSIMKHSTLHLIDLKQKHPDYYRAFMPSLLKNAALHQFDLNQLESFRQHLRQTGTTHVIDVSWADTVEMLKCCEETGVHYINTALENPLVDENESLAPYSLLERYRIFQEARQSSPQTTAIIGSGMNPGVVQWMAIKLMKELPDKQPIACYIVEHDSSLYKDPALIKERTIYSTWSPECFLDEAILNYPMFMKHQFPFTMHLPVYELEFKVTLGNKQFNGSLMPHEEVLSLGEKFDMETGFIYRVSDYTIDLIRSQLEDLDVIWEWDHQILDPSNGEVGGEDLVGVLLVYPDKERYMYNVLSTDTIYPVFQINATYFQVACGIYGALCTLLKDEIPNGVYFVDELLLQTESQYGDYVSYYMKDFVTGENKRTDGLLLDRMIKYPAPSQEDPSVE; encoded by the coding sequence TTGAAACAATCACCGATCGTCATCAGCATCCTTGGCAGCTCCGGCGGCGTCGCTAAAGCAATCCTCTCGATATTAAATAAAAGCGCTGAAGATATCCATGACCCCATTCATTCCATTATGAAGCACAGCACGCTTCATTTGATCGACCTGAAACAGAAACATCCGGATTACTATCGCGCTTTCATGCCAAGCTTGCTTAAGAATGCTGCATTGCACCAATTCGATTTGAACCAGTTGGAGTCGTTTCGCCAGCATCTGCGACAGACCGGCACCACGCATGTCATCGATGTCTCGTGGGCAGATACGGTTGAAATGCTAAAATGCTGCGAAGAAACCGGTGTGCATTATATCAATACCGCGCTTGAGAATCCCCTGGTGGATGAGAATGAAAGCCTTGCCCCATACTCGCTGTTAGAACGTTACCGGATCTTCCAGGAAGCCCGGCAATCATCGCCGCAGACCACTGCAATTATCGGTTCGGGTATGAATCCAGGAGTCGTCCAGTGGATGGCTATCAAGTTAATGAAGGAACTGCCAGACAAGCAACCGATCGCCTGTTACATTGTAGAGCATGACAGCTCGCTGTATAAAGACCCCGCCCTAATAAAAGAACGCACGATTTACTCCACCTGGTCTCCCGAATGCTTTTTGGACGAAGCGATTCTCAATTATCCGATGTTTATGAAGCATCAGTTCCCATTTACGATGCATCTTCCGGTGTATGAGTTGGAGTTCAAGGTGACCTTAGGGAACAAGCAATTCAATGGTTCATTAATGCCTCATGAAGAAGTATTGTCCCTTGGAGAAAAATTTGATATGGAGACTGGTTTTATCTACCGTGTCAGCGATTATACGATCGATTTAATCCGTTCCCAGCTTGAAGATCTCGACGTTATTTGGGAATGGGATCATCAAATTTTGGATCCATCGAATGGCGAAGTCGGAGGAGAAGATTTGGTCGGAGTCTTGCTGGTATATCCAGATAAAGAGAGGTATATGTATAATGTTCTGAGTACCGACACCATCTACCCTGTCTTCCAGATCAATGCCACTTATTTTCAGGTTGCTTGCGGCATATATGGCGCATTATGTACACTCCTGAAAGACGAAATTCCAAACGGTGTTTATTTCGTTGACGAGCTGCTTCTCCAAACCGAAAGTCAATACGGTGACTATGTATCCTACTATATGAAGGATTTTGTGACTGGGGAGAACAAGCGGACGGATGGGCTATTACTTGACCGGATGATAAAATACCCTGCCCCTTCCCAAGAAGACCCTTCTGTTGAATAA
- a CDS encoding sensor histidine kinase, with protein MSIRIKLLLSYTGMLVVSLLVFALTASLFTIAATGDIHSFRDFYKVHYKLNPLTEEEESIFLELKYLAKNEPDDLMNQELLQAYDFKLKTVQAGLYVRRESNQVFESHTFNQPELEGHLPPYELNNHHIRGTFNIGERFYAYAKFDFRYSDGEKGSVYVIHERSPFGEVTRKLLPMIVVLLIGIIVIANMLLYRWITRSVVKPLNLLRDSTEHIMEGNLQFSLDLRSKDEIGQLNEAFENMRKRLYESVQLRLRDEENRKELISNISHDLRTPITNIKGYVEGIRDGVADTPEKMDKYVNIIYSKTMDLDKLVDELFLYSKLDLKQIPFLFEKVSIMSFLDDCMDELHYELEEKGILLKWGERPGKGIEVVADLEKLKRTVLNIIGNAQNFMNKEDKLIVISVQASSEWVTVEIQDNGIGISSEDIPHIFERFYRAERSRNSSTGGSGLGLAIARQIIEGHGGTIWVSSELGVGTSFYFTLKRTMDQGGTRTDDNPDSDYRG; from the coding sequence ATGTCCATTCGGATCAAATTGTTGCTGTCCTATACGGGCATGCTTGTTGTCAGTCTGCTCGTGTTTGCCTTGACCGCCAGTTTGTTCACAATCGCGGCGACGGGGGATATTCACAGCTTCCGGGATTTCTATAAAGTCCATTACAAGCTCAACCCGCTGACAGAGGAGGAGGAATCCATCTTCCTGGAATTGAAATACCTTGCCAAAAATGAACCGGATGACCTGATGAATCAGGAGCTGCTGCAGGCTTACGATTTCAAGCTGAAAACGGTGCAGGCCGGACTCTACGTGCGCCGGGAGAGCAACCAAGTGTTCGAATCGCATACGTTCAACCAGCCCGAATTGGAGGGGCACCTGCCTCCTTATGAGTTGAACAACCATCACATCCGCGGAACATTCAACATCGGCGAACGGTTTTACGCATATGCCAAATTCGATTTTCGGTATTCGGATGGAGAGAAAGGGAGCGTTTACGTTATTCACGAACGCAGTCCTTTCGGCGAAGTGACGCGAAAGCTGCTGCCGATGATCGTGGTGCTGCTTATCGGCATCATTGTCATCGCGAACATGCTGTTATATCGGTGGATTACCCGAAGTGTGGTCAAACCACTAAACCTGCTTCGTGACTCGACCGAGCATATAATGGAAGGGAATCTGCAATTTTCGCTCGATCTGCGCTCCAAGGACGAAATCGGTCAACTGAACGAGGCGTTCGAGAATATGCGCAAGCGGCTGTATGAATCGGTGCAGCTCCGTCTGCGGGACGAAGAGAACCGGAAAGAGCTGATTTCCAATATCTCCCATGATTTGCGTACTCCCATTACGAACATCAAAGGATATGTCGAAGGGATTCGCGACGGGGTTGCCGATACCCCCGAGAAGATGGACAAGTACGTTAACATTATCTATTCCAAAACCATGGATCTGGACAAACTGGTGGACGAGCTGTTCTTGTACTCCAAGCTGGACTTAAAGCAGATTCCGTTCTTGTTCGAGAAGGTGAGCATCATGAGCTTTCTGGACGACTGCATGGATGAGCTGCATTACGAATTGGAAGAGAAGGGGATCTTGCTGAAGTGGGGCGAGCGTCCGGGCAAGGGCATTGAGGTTGTCGCCGATTTGGAAAAATTAAAACGAACCGTGCTTAATATCATTGGAAACGCCCAGAACTTCATGAACAAAGAAGACAAGCTCATTGTTATTTCGGTGCAAGCATCGTCCGAATGGGTCACTGTCGAAATACAGGACAACGGGATTGGAATCTCTTCCGAGGACATTCCGCATATATTTGAACGCTTTTACCGCGCCGAACGGTCGCGCAATTCCTCGACAGGCGGCAGCGGTCTCGGGCTGGCCATCGCGCGCCAGATTATCGAGGGCCACGGGGGTACAATATGGGTGAGCAGCGAGCTTGGCGTCGGCACGAGCTTTTATTTCACGTTGAAGAGAACGATGGACCAAGGAGGGACACGAACAGATGACAACCCGGATTCTGATTATCGAGGATGA
- a CDS encoding nucleoside deaminase, giving the protein MINEIDLKHLKRCVELARAALEAGDEPFGSVLVSADGTVLAEDHNHVAGGDHTQHPEFALARWAANHMTPEARAKATVYTSGEHCPMCAAAHGWVGLGRIVYASSSKQLAEWLKEMGVAPSRVRNLPIQEVIRDTIIDGPVPELAQEVRELHLQFHSRQK; this is encoded by the coding sequence ATGATAAATGAAATCGATCTGAAGCATCTAAAGCGCTGTGTTGAACTCGCTAGGGCGGCACTTGAGGCCGGCGACGAACCATTCGGTTCCGTGCTTGTATCTGCAGACGGAACCGTGCTTGCCGAAGACCATAACCATGTTGCGGGCGGGGATCATACACAACACCCGGAATTTGCATTAGCGCGGTGGGCGGCAAATCACATGACGCCCGAGGCAAGAGCGAAGGCGACCGTATATACATCGGGCGAACATTGCCCGATGTGCGCAGCGGCGCACGGCTGGGTGGGACTGGGCCGGATTGTATACGCAAGCTCCTCCAAACAACTGGCGGAGTGGCTTAAGGAAATGGGAGTCGCGCCATCCCGTGTACGGAATCTTCCGATTCAAGAAGTCATTCGCGATACAATCATAGACGGTCCGGTCCCCGAGCTGGCCCAGGAGGTTCGGGAGCTCCATCTTCAGTTCCATTCCAGGCAAAAGTAG
- a CDS encoding S-layer homology domain-containing protein, whose amino-acid sequence MNKYKTKFASLMLAAALGTASLPLAAEPANAAMAAMTSQELQEAIQELSRLGIIHGYQDGTLRMQNNITRAELAKLVALTFGLESSPASPAQITDTPPSHWSFTYAAALTSLDIMKAEDGVFDPSGSVTNDELVQIVAKVLKRDVKSVQYWAEPFFSRNHSTTRGEAAFLLDKARQAIPSANANITSVRALNAITLIVTFDAPLTAENEAFAQAKADFAFTNGLTLTNMPRLKTGSIATYIVPTSVQQPGTSYTLAYKGKDAGSFTGNANKLDMTEVRQVANDTFELEALKENGVVDYGYVISAYSAGRGENAFILDDNNRADGVEYQIISSGQAREVTITPEGGQPITAKYVPFTQSTDGKQEPKFRLPEGIVLKPGITYTVTSDWANIASPTFVAKEMAPLQIDKAEAASETSIVVTLAEDPGDELFSGRSVELTDAEGNKRTAAYKYSSRKGAAGVFELAHGSKLTAGTTYVVTPVGEWAGESEAELTVAP is encoded by the coding sequence ATGAATAAATATAAGACTAAATTTGCTTCCCTTATGCTGGCAGCAGCCCTGGGCACCGCATCCTTGCCATTGGCCGCAGAGCCGGCAAACGCCGCTATGGCAGCCATGACTTCTCAGGAGCTTCAAGAAGCGATCCAAGAACTAAGCCGGCTTGGCATCATCCATGGCTATCAGGACGGTACGTTGAGAATGCAAAACAATATAACCCGCGCCGAGTTGGCGAAGCTGGTCGCTCTGACGTTTGGCCTGGAGAGTTCGCCCGCATCGCCGGCACAAATAACCGATACCCCTCCAAGTCACTGGTCCTTCACGTACGCTGCCGCCTTGACATCGCTGGATATCATGAAGGCGGAGGACGGAGTCTTTGACCCAAGCGGATCCGTAACCAACGACGAGCTGGTGCAGATCGTGGCCAAAGTGCTGAAGCGGGATGTGAAATCCGTGCAATACTGGGCGGAGCCGTTCTTCTCCAGGAATCACAGCACCACCCGTGGGGAGGCTGCGTTCCTGCTGGATAAAGCCCGGCAGGCGATCCCTTCGGCAAATGCCAACATAACAAGCGTCCGTGCCTTAAACGCCATAACGCTGATCGTTACTTTCGATGCCCCATTGACAGCAGAAAATGAAGCATTTGCACAAGCCAAAGCGGATTTTGCCTTTACGAACGGACTTACCCTGACGAATATGCCGCGTCTAAAAACAGGCTCAATTGCGACGTATATCGTCCCAACATCCGTGCAGCAGCCAGGTACAAGCTACACACTGGCTTATAAGGGTAAGGATGCGGGAAGCTTTACCGGCAACGCCAATAAGCTTGACATGACAGAGGTAAGACAGGTTGCGAACGATACGTTTGAGCTGGAGGCTCTCAAAGAGAACGGAGTGGTTGATTACGGCTACGTCATTTCCGCCTATAGTGCCGGCCGCGGGGAGAATGCGTTCATCTTGGATGACAACAACCGGGCGGATGGGGTCGAATACCAGATCATTTCCTCCGGCCAAGCCAGAGAGGTGACGATCACGCCGGAAGGCGGACAGCCGATTACGGCCAAATACGTTCCCTTTACACAGTCCACAGACGGCAAGCAAGAACCGAAATTCCGGCTGCCTGAGGGCATAGTCCTGAAGCCGGGCATTACGTACACGGTTACATCGGATTGGGCGAATATTGCAAGCCCGACCTTTGTCGCCAAGGAGATGGCCCCGCTCCAAATCGATAAGGCCGAGGCTGCTAGTGAAACCTCCATCGTCGTTACGTTGGCGGAGGATCCGGGCGATGAATTGTTCTCCGGCCGCAGTGTGGAATTGACGGATGCCGAGGGGAATAAACGGACAGCCGCCTATAAATACTCCAGCCGTAAAGGGGCAGCAGGCGTATTCGAACTTGCGCATGGCAGCAAACTGACTGCAGGGACAACGTATGTCGTGACCCCAGTCGGTGAATGGGCCGGCGAGTCCGAGGCGGAGCTGACTGTTGCACCGTAA
- a CDS encoding LysR family transcriptional regulator, with translation MDIRQLRYFIAIVEEGKISAAAKRLHLSQPPLSQQLKAMEEELGSTLVERSGKHLEVTEAGKALYKYALQMNQLMEEAKMEVREVGKGVNGRLSLGVNTFSFGELPHVLHQFQRQFPKVTYKIQQNESAHLCKLVRDREVELAIIRLPLELDDFEVLHLYTEPFYFISSDKQRLFQRDVSLQDIQNQPLILPSTQGLGVHYLILEAFSRFHLHPHVTGECSDISLLLDLVSSGFCGSIVPETVLKRHKGYPIHAHKISGSAEMSAPVGLIWLKNHSLSKIAQNFVDILIMEHH, from the coding sequence ATGGATATCAGACAACTGCGATATTTTATCGCGATTGTGGAGGAAGGGAAAATCTCTGCTGCCGCCAAAAGGCTTCATCTTTCCCAACCCCCTCTAAGTCAACAATTGAAAGCCATGGAGGAGGAGCTCGGTTCCACATTAGTGGAGCGCAGCGGGAAGCATTTAGAGGTTACCGAGGCGGGAAAAGCGTTATATAAATATGCTTTGCAGATGAATCAGTTAATGGAAGAGGCGAAAATGGAGGTTCGGGAAGTAGGAAAAGGGGTGAACGGAAGATTATCCCTCGGCGTGAATACGTTCTCGTTTGGCGAGCTTCCGCATGTTCTTCATCAGTTCCAACGGCAATTCCCCAAGGTAACCTATAAAATTCAGCAGAACGAGTCTGCCCATCTGTGCAAATTAGTGAGGGATCGGGAGGTCGAGCTGGCGATCATTCGCCTGCCGCTGGAATTGGACGATTTCGAGGTGCTTCACCTTTATACCGAGCCCTTTTATTTCATTTCGTCGGACAAGCAGAGGCTGTTCCAACGTGACGTGTCGCTGCAGGACATTCAAAACCAGCCGCTAATTCTGCCAAGCACCCAGGGATTAGGCGTGCATTATTTGATATTGGAGGCATTTTCCCGCTTCCACCTTCACCCCCATGTTACAGGCGAATGCTCTGACATATCGCTGTTGTTGGATTTGGTTTCCTCCGGCTTTTGCGGGTCGATCGTTCCGGAAACGGTGCTCAAACGGCATAAAGGATACCCGATCCACGCTCACAAAATTTCCGGATCAGCCGAGATGTCAGCTCCGGTCGGACTCATCTGGCTAAAGAATCATTCCTTGTCCAAAATTGCACAAAACTTTGTCGATATATTGATCATGGAACACCATTAA
- a CDS encoding arsenic transporter: MLSPAVVTLTIAAFIVAMVLIIWRPNGLNEAIPASAGAAIVVLSGSVSLPDLLTIGSTISSAAITIIATIVMAIILESFGFFNWAAESLAARARGSGTRLFWYVNLLCFLMTLFFNNDGSILITTPILLILLKQYGLKNHEKIPYLLSGALIATASSAPIGVSNIVNLIALEIVDMDLYMHSIMMFVPATLGLLLFVFLLYLCFRKQLPRKLYVRRHAGGGMHPLGRTLISPADIHKRNKVMRNVLLFVFTVRVALFVASYLGIPIEIVAILGSVILLSWRWAVLKIKPTDLLKKTPWHILIFAFAMYVLIYGLHNIGLTEFLIQFFEPIVSTDLLNASLLMGGLLSLLSILFNNHPALMVGTITLTNMNLDPLTLKISYLASVIGSDIGALLLPMGTLASLIWLHILKQHHVKIKWKEYIKITILTIPPTLLFTLVILAFWVQWVY, encoded by the coding sequence ATGCTCAGTCCGGCAGTAGTCACACTAACAATCGCAGCCTTTATTGTCGCAATGGTCCTTATCATATGGCGTCCAAATGGATTAAATGAAGCCATCCCGGCATCCGCAGGGGCCGCAATCGTGGTGCTTAGCGGGAGCGTATCATTGCCGGACCTCCTCACCATCGGCTCTACGATAAGCAGTGCTGCTATAACGATCATTGCAACCATCGTAATGGCCATCATATTAGAGAGTTTCGGCTTTTTTAACTGGGCGGCTGAATCCTTGGCAGCCAGAGCAAGAGGGTCGGGTACCCGGTTGTTCTGGTATGTCAATCTATTATGTTTTCTGATGACCTTGTTTTTTAACAACGATGGAAGCATTCTGATTACGACCCCTATTCTACTCATCCTGCTGAAGCAATATGGATTAAAGAACCATGAAAAAATTCCCTACCTCCTCTCAGGCGCGCTCATAGCGACTGCATCAAGCGCACCGATTGGCGTCAGCAATATCGTGAATTTAATAGCACTGGAAATCGTGGATATGGATCTGTACATGCATTCCATCATGATGTTTGTTCCCGCTACCCTCGGGCTTTTATTATTTGTGTTCCTGTTATACCTTTGTTTTCGAAAACAGCTGCCCCGCAAGCTTTATGTAAGAAGGCACGCAGGCGGCGGCATGCACCCTCTCGGCAGGACGCTGATTTCACCTGCAGATATCCACAAACGCAATAAGGTCATGCGTAATGTTCTCTTGTTTGTATTTACGGTTCGAGTAGCGCTATTTGTCGCCTCCTATTTAGGGATTCCAATCGAAATTGTAGCGATCCTCGGCTCAGTCATTCTATTGTCCTGGCGATGGGCCGTATTGAAAATAAAACCGACTGACTTATTGAAGAAAACGCCCTGGCACATTCTCATATTTGCATTCGCGATGTACGTGCTCATCTATGGGCTGCATAATATCGGTTTAACGGAATTTCTCATCCAATTCTTTGAGCCGATCGTTTCCACAGACCTCTTAAATGCAAGCTTATTAATGGGCGGCCTGCTCTCTTTACTATCGATTCTATTCAATAATCACCCCGCGCTGATGGTTGGTACCATCACACTAACCAATATGAACCTGGATCCTTTAACCCTCAAAATTTCATACCTGGCCAGTGTAATCGGAAGTGATATTGGAGCATTGCTTTTGCCGATGGGTACGCTTGCTTCGTTAATATGGCTTCACATTCTTAAACAACATCATGTCAAGATCAAATGGAAGGAATATATCAAGATCACGATATTGACCATCCCGCCCACCCTTTTATTTACGCTTGTAATCCTTGCCTTCTGGGTTCAATGGGTATACTGA
- a CDS encoding response regulator transcription factor, which produces MTTRILIIEDEVTIAQLERDYFELNGYLVDLCHTGNEGLRLALDNDYNLVIVDLQLPGISGYDVCRQIRQAKEVPILIVSAKKEEIDKIRAFHLGADDYITKPFSPGELVARAKAHLTRYVRLTGKQGTVPQSEIRLRGLVIDKAARRVHVRNQEVIFTTREFSLLEFLASHPNRVFSKNELFERLWGMESNGDIATVTVHVRRLREKIEVDPSNPQYIETVWGAGYRFSV; this is translated from the coding sequence ATGACAACCCGGATTCTGATTATCGAGGATGAGGTTACGATCGCGCAGCTGGAGCGGGACTATTTCGAGCTGAACGGGTATCTCGTTGATTTATGCCACACCGGCAATGAAGGGCTCAGGCTTGCCCTGGACAACGATTACAATCTCGTCATCGTCGATCTGCAGCTTCCCGGGATCAGCGGATATGATGTATGCAGACAAATCAGGCAGGCGAAGGAAGTGCCCATCTTAATCGTTTCCGCCAAAAAAGAAGAAATCGATAAAATCCGTGCCTTTCATCTCGGTGCCGACGATTATATTACCAAGCCGTTCAGCCCCGGGGAGCTCGTTGCGCGAGCCAAGGCGCACCTGACCCGATATGTCCGGCTGACGGGTAAGCAGGGGACGGTTCCCCAATCCGAAATCCGTCTTCGTGGCTTAGTGATTGACAAAGCAGCCCGCCGGGTCCATGTCCGTAACCAGGAAGTAATATTTACGACCCGCGAGTTCAGTTTGCTGGAATTTTTGGCAAGCCATCCGAATCGCGTCTTTAGCAAAAATGAATTGTTTGAACGGTTATGGGGCATGGAGTCGAACGGGGATATCGCAACCGTGACGGTTCACGTCCGCAGATTGCGTGAGAAGATTGAGGTGGATCCTTCGAATCCCCAATATATCGAAACCGTGTGGGGAGCGGGCTATCGCTTTTCTGTATAG
- a CDS encoding HD domain-containing protein has protein sequence MEKLLKEQINFIIEIDKLKTIERKTKIIHGSRLENDAEHTWHLAMMALVLHQHSNRYIDLLKVLKMLLIHDLVEIDAGDTFAYDTAGHNDKFERELQAAQRLFGMLPPEQEEEFMNLWLEFERKETDEAKFASSLDRLQPLIHNHLNQGDTWQKYRITSEQVINRNQEIGNGSRALWEVAQSIIDSSIEQGILAKS, from the coding sequence GTGGAGAAGCTGCTTAAAGAACAGATCAATTTCATTATTGAAATCGACAAGCTTAAAACGATTGAACGAAAAACCAAGATTATTCATGGGTCAAGGCTCGAAAATGATGCGGAACATACGTGGCATCTTGCAATGATGGCCCTTGTGCTGCATCAGCATTCCAACCGCTACATCGACCTCCTCAAAGTGCTCAAGATGCTCCTTATCCATGATTTGGTCGAAATTGATGCAGGCGATACATTCGCTTATGATACGGCCGGGCACAATGACAAGTTTGAGCGGGAGCTGCAAGCAGCCCAAAGATTGTTTGGCATGCTTCCGCCAGAGCAGGAAGAGGAATTCATGAATCTATGGTTAGAATTTGAGAGGAAGGAGACGGACGAAGCGAAGTTCGCTTCCTCACTCGATCGACTGCAGCCGCTTATCCATAATCATTTAAATCAGGGAGATACGTGGCAGAAATATCGGATTACGAGCGAGCAGGTCATCAATCGCAATCAAGAGATCGGGAATGGATCAAGGGCATTATGGGAAGTTGCGCAGTCCATCATCGATAGCTCGATTGAACAAGGAATATTGGCTAAATCGTAA